A window from Rhineura floridana isolate rRhiFlo1 chromosome 17, rRhiFlo1.hap2, whole genome shotgun sequence encodes these proteins:
- the MSLN gene encoding mesothelin — MWRDPFRIMLQQSRLFGCIFMVGWAMVTTARAEVTLPVTGLPVGNCEAVSQEIPKCLGQGAGGLSVEQIEKCIPSSGLPACLPALSEVQGWSPEQAEAILNKLFSSGYQIVDGKSLAALGSLVIGLSPTSLQSIPAQVILDAVKVPGFAKQLRNAPPALKAAFVEKSASRSSHVPTAQLASLVKKLQRSRQKRNTGCPPDKIITKEVLENTLMPLEYTDNELRLCLSPSMVADNLHNFSDYPFTLEQLAVLKEKLDEGYPDGYPDSIVRNLGSMLEIMTPEEVKKWRFNSAETLAALLDSSPDDKMASALIQQYASSGGQFDATALNALGAGYICLLTQGQLNMIKEDAIKLAKPPKLDECPQSIKDSLYAKVKRAYSDQHNQFPEYYNSIKPYLGGAPGEDLRALRKNNVNMDIDTFMGLWKGAVMELTPTDVKLLLGKNLGDLKAHQSDPFIRDWIISQKQSELDTLGLGLTGGRPEGYIVLPRDPKTNTSRAPRAIIAHLLHVFPACLLILSLNSILS; from the exons ATGTGGAGAGACCCATTCAGAATAATGTTACAACAATCAAGACTATTTGGCTGCATTTTTATGGTTG GTTGGGCAATGGTCACCACTGCCAGAGCTGAGGTGACGCTTCCG GTTACTGGATTGCCAGTTGGCAACTGTGAAGCCGTCTCTCAGGAAATCCCGAAGTGCCTGGGGCAGGGGGCAGGGGGACTCTCCGTGGAGCAGATTGAGAAGTGCATTCCCAGCagtggcctgcctgcctgcctgcctgccttgagTGAAGTTCAGGGCTGGAGCCCTGAACAGGCTGAAGCCATTCTGAACAAACTTTTTAGTTCCGGATACCAG ATTGTGGACGGCAAGAGCCTTGCAGCGCTTGGGAGCCTGGTGATAGGACTGAGCCCCACTAGCCTGCAGTCAATACCTGCCCAGGTGATCTTGGATGCTGTTAAGGTCCCAGGCTTTGCCAAACAGCTGAGGAATGCACCACCGGCTCTGAAAGCTGCATTTGTGGAAAAG agtGCATCACGCAGTTCCCATGTGCCAACAGCACAGCTGGCATCTCTTGTGAAAAAACTCCAACGCTCCAGGCAGAAACGTAATACAG GATGCCCCCCTGATAAGATCATAACAAAGGAGGTCCTCGAAAACACGCTGATGCCTCTTGAGTACACTGACAACGAGTTGCGCCTGTGCTTAAGCCCCTCAATGGTGGCGGACAATCTCCATAATTTCTCAGACTATCCTTTCACTTTGGAGCAATTGGCAGTTCTTAAGGAAAAGCTGGATGAG GGTTATCCAGATGGATATCCTGATTCGATCGTCCGTAACCTGGGAAGCATGCTTGAGATAATGACTCCCGAGGAGGTTAAGAAATGGAGATTCAACTCAGCAGAGACCCTTGCCGCTTTGCTGGACAGCTCACCTGATGACAAAATG gCCAGTGCACTTATTCAGCAATATGCCAGCTCTGGAGGCCAGTTTGATGCCACTGCTCTGAATGCACTTGGGGCAGGATACATCTGTCTCCTGACCCAAGGACAGCTCAACATGATCAAGGAGGATGCCATCAA GCTGGCCAAACCTCCCAAACTTGACGAGTGTCCCCAGTCTATCAAGGATAGCCTGTATGCCAAAGTCAAGAGGGCTTACTCTGACCAACACAATCAGTTCCCGGAATATTATAACTCCATCAAGCCATACCTGG gAGGTGCTCCTGGTGAGGATTTGAGGGCTCTTCGCAAAAATAATGTCAATATGGACATTGACACTTTCATGGGCTTGTGGAAAGGCGCTGTGATG GAACTAACACCCACTGATGTCAAACTCTTGCTGGGAAAGAATCTAGGGGACCTGAAGGCTCACCAGTCTGACCCTTTTATAAGAGACTGGATCATCAGTCAGAAGCAGTCTGAGCTGGACACTCTGGGCCTTGGGCTCACAGGGGGACGACCTGAAGGATACATTGTCCTGCCTAGAGATCCAAAAACCA ACACATCAAGAGCTCCCCGTGCCATCATTGCCCATCTCCTGCATGTCTTCCCTGCATGCCTTCTGATTCTGTCGCTGAATTCTATCCTTTCATGA